The Panicum virgatum strain AP13 chromosome 5K, P.virgatum_v5, whole genome shotgun sequence genome has a window encoding:
- the LOC120710393 gene encoding 4-methyl-5-nitrocatechol 5-monooxygenase-like isoform X5: MEIFRKLDGLAGDIERSQPPVDLWRKFVYCTSLSGSVLGSVDHMKPEDFDKVISPISVAHFSQYKLVDLLLKKLEAIGFQTCFPSEIGISTQDVELESKILMGHECTSLQQTDEGILVGTSVNNGERILERKLHCGILLGTDGARSTVRELAGISMEGERDLQKLVSVHFLSRDLGRYLSSQRPGMLFFVFNPGAIGVLVAHDLEHGEFVLQIPFYPPQQMFEEFGSKVCEQIIVKLVGWEPADVQVLDIKPWAMHAEVAEKYISCNNRVVLAGDAAHRFPPAGGFGMNTGVQDAHNLAWKLGLMLNGVASPSILQTYESERRPVAIFNTELSVENFKAAMSIPASLGLDPTVANSVHQVINRSLGSIIPRNVQKAVLEGLFSIGRAQVSDYILNEKNPIGSLRLARLRSILDEGKSLQLQFPAEDLGFCYEEGALVTEDCSQKTQKGVKLEHSERTSREYIPSAKVGLRLPHMLVRALPASSEGVFSTLDLVSMDKLEFVLIIAPLKESYEIARATLKVADEFKLSVKVCVMWPHGSDDVEVEESRYVLAPWTNYVNVEELPRVSGNSWWEMCRISRKNVILVRPDEHIAWRTEWDMVRDADSEVRGVFSRILCLNGHHV, translated from the exons ATGGAG ATCTTCCGCAAGTTGGATGGCTTGGCTGGGGACATCGAGAGGTCCCAGCCCCCAGTGGATTTGTGGAGGAAGTTCGTCTACTGTACTTCACTCTCCGGTTCCGTTCTCGGATCGGTTGATCACATGAAGCCCGAAG ATTTTGACAAGGTCATTAGTCCTATATCAGTTGCACACTTCTCACAGTACAAGTTAGTTGATTTGTTACTCAAGAAGCTAGAAGCTATTGGTTTCCAGACATGCTTTCCCAGTGAGATTGGTATCTCAACACAGGATGTGGAGCTGGAAAGCAAGATATTGATGGGACATGAGTGCACATCCCTTCAGCAGACTGATGAGGGCATTTTGGTTGGAACATCAGTTAACAATGGGGAGAGGATACTAGAGAGAAAACTACACTGTGGTATTCTACTAGGGACAGATGGTGCGAGAAGCACAGTGCGTGAATTGGCAGGCATATCTATGGAGGGTGAAAGGGACTTGCAGAAACTGGTCAGTGTACATTTTCTTAGCAGAGATCTAGGCAGATATTTATCTAGTCAGAGGCCTGGGATGCTATTCTTTGTTTTCAATCCAGGCGCAATTGGTGTGCTCGTTGCACATGACCTGGAGCATGGGGAATTCGTATTGCAG ATTCCATTTTATCCTCCTCAGCAGATGTTTGAAGAATTCGGCTCTAAG GTATGTGAGCAAATTATTGTCAAATTAGTTGGATGGGAGCCAGCAGATGTTCAGGTTTTAGACATAAAGCCATGGGCGATGCATGCTGAAGTTGCAGAAAAGTACATCAGCTGCAACAATCGTGTAGTCCTTGCTGGTGATGCTGCTCACCGTTTTCCTCCTGCCGGTGGTTTTG GAATGAACACTGGTGTTCAGGATGCACATAATTTGGCTTGGAAATTGGGCTTAATGCTGAATGGTGTTGCTTCACCATCAATACTGCAAACTTATGAATCAGAGCGCCGACCT GTTGCAATTTTCAATACTGAACTAAGCGTGGAGAACTTCAAAGCAGCAATGTCTATTCCCGCAAGCCTTGGTCTTGATCCAACTGTTGCAAACTCAG TGCATCAAGTTATCAACAGAAGCCTAGGATCAATCATTCCAAGAAATGTACAGAAGGCAGTGTTGGAAGGGTTGTTTTCCATTGGTCGGGCACAAGTCTCAGATTATATTCTGAACGAGAAAAATCCCATTGGGTCCTTGAGATTAGCAAGGCTGAGAAGTATTCTTGATGAAGGAAAAAGTCTGCAGCTGCAGTTCCCTGCAGAGGATCTTGGCTTCTG CTATGAAGAAGGAGCACTAGTTACTGAAGATTGCAGTCAGAAGACTCAGAAAGGAGTAAAACTAGAGCATTCTGAGAGGACATCAAGAGAGTACATCCCATCCGCTAAGGTTGGTTTGCGGCTACCTCACATGCTTGTAAGAGCACTGCCTGCTTCAAGTGAG GGTGTGTTCTCAACATTGGACCTGGTAAGTATGGATAAACTTGAGTTTGTACTCATCATCGCACCACTGAAAGAGTCATATGAGATCGCCCGTGCTACCCTCAAGGTAGCAGATGAGTTCAAGCTGTCAGTCAAAGTATGTGTCATGTGGCCTCATGGCTCTGATGACGTGGAAGTGGAGGAGAGCAGATATGTGCTAGCGCCCTGGACGAACTATGTCAATGTCGAGGAATTGCCTAGGGTATCTGGTAATTCATGGTGGGAGATGTGTCGGATTAGCAGGAAAAATGTAATTCTAGTTAGGCCTGATGAGCACATAGCATGGAGAACGGAATGGGACATGGTGAGAGACGCTGATTCTGAAGTTAGGGGAGTCTTTTCTCGAATCCTGTGCCTCAATGGTCACCACGTGTAG
- the LOC120710393 gene encoding 2,4-dichlorophenol 6-monooxygenase-like isoform X3 translates to MPSIAGGGPGRLFAAHRGVIWWLRRRQHPPFSSLAGGGCRGDAPHLPVLIVGAGPVGLVLSFLLTKFGIKCAVIEKNVEFTRHPRAHFINNRTMEIFRKLDGLAGDIERSQPPVDLWRKFVYCTSLSGSVLGSVDHMKPEDFDKVISPISVAHFSQYKLVDLLLKKLEAIGFQTCFPSEIGISTQDVELESKILMGHECTSLQQTDEGILVGTSVNNGERILERKLHCGILLGTDGARSTVRELAGISMEGERDLQKLVSVHFLSRDLGRYLSSQRPGMLFFVFNPGAIGVLVAHDLEHGEFVLQIPFYPPQQMFEEFGSKVCEQIIVKLVGWEPADVQVLDIKPWAMHAEVAEKYISCNNRVVLAGDAAHRFPPAGGFGMNTGVQDAHNLAWKLGLMLNGVASPSILQTYESERRPVAIFNTELSVENFKAAMSIPASLGLDPTVANSVHQVINRSLGSIIPRNVQKAVLEGLFSIGRAQVSDYILNEKNPIGSLRLARLRSILDEGKSLQLQFPAEDLGFCYEEGALVTEDCSQKTQKGVKLEHSERTSREYIPSAKVGLRLPHMLVRALPASSEGVFSTLDLVSMDKLEFVLIIAPLKESYEIARATLKVADEFKLSVKVCVMWPHGSDDVEVEESRYVLAPWTNYVNVEELPRVSGNSWWEMCRISRKNVILVRPDEHIAWRTEWDMVRDADSEVRGVFSRILCLNGHHV, encoded by the exons ATGCCGTcaatcgccggcggcgggcccggGCGCCTCTTTGCAGCGCACCGGGGCGTGATCTGgtggctccgccgccgccagcacccgcctttctcctccctcgccggcgggggATGCCGAGGCGACGCGCCGCATCTGCCGGTGCTCATCGTCGGAGCTGGGCCCGTCGGGCTcgtcctctccttcctcctcaccAAATTCG GGATCAAATGCGCGGTGATAGAGAAGAATGTGGAGTTCACTCGGCACCCCCGAGCGCACTTCATCAACAACCGCACAATGGAG ATCTTCCGCAAGTTGGATGGCTTGGCTGGGGACATCGAGAGGTCCCAGCCCCCAGTGGATTTGTGGAGGAAGTTCGTCTACTGTACTTCACTCTCCGGTTCCGTTCTCGGATCGGTTGATCACATGAAGCCCGAAG ATTTTGACAAGGTCATTAGTCCTATATCAGTTGCACACTTCTCACAGTACAAGTTAGTTGATTTGTTACTCAAGAAGCTAGAAGCTATTGGTTTCCAGACATGCTTTCCCAGTGAGATTGGTATCTCAACACAGGATGTGGAGCTGGAAAGCAAGATATTGATGGGACATGAGTGCACATCCCTTCAGCAGACTGATGAGGGCATTTTGGTTGGAACATCAGTTAACAATGGGGAGAGGATACTAGAGAGAAAACTACACTGTGGTATTCTACTAGGGACAGATGGTGCGAGAAGCACAGTGCGTGAATTGGCAGGCATATCTATGGAGGGTGAAAGGGACTTGCAGAAACTGGTCAGTGTACATTTTCTTAGCAGAGATCTAGGCAGATATTTATCTAGTCAGAGGCCTGGGATGCTATTCTTTGTTTTCAATCCAGGCGCAATTGGTGTGCTCGTTGCACATGACCTGGAGCATGGGGAATTCGTATTGCAG ATTCCATTTTATCCTCCTCAGCAGATGTTTGAAGAATTCGGCTCTAAG GTATGTGAGCAAATTATTGTCAAATTAGTTGGATGGGAGCCAGCAGATGTTCAGGTTTTAGACATAAAGCCATGGGCGATGCATGCTGAAGTTGCAGAAAAGTACATCAGCTGCAACAATCGTGTAGTCCTTGCTGGTGATGCTGCTCACCGTTTTCCTCCTGCCGGTGGTTTTG GAATGAACACTGGTGTTCAGGATGCACATAATTTGGCTTGGAAATTGGGCTTAATGCTGAATGGTGTTGCTTCACCATCAATACTGCAAACTTATGAATCAGAGCGCCGACCT GTTGCAATTTTCAATACTGAACTAAGCGTGGAGAACTTCAAAGCAGCAATGTCTATTCCCGCAAGCCTTGGTCTTGATCCAACTGTTGCAAACTCAG TGCATCAAGTTATCAACAGAAGCCTAGGATCAATCATTCCAAGAAATGTACAGAAGGCAGTGTTGGAAGGGTTGTTTTCCATTGGTCGGGCACAAGTCTCAGATTATATTCTGAACGAGAAAAATCCCATTGGGTCCTTGAGATTAGCAAGGCTGAGAAGTATTCTTGATGAAGGAAAAAGTCTGCAGCTGCAGTTCCCTGCAGAGGATCTTGGCTTCTG CTATGAAGAAGGAGCACTAGTTACTGAAGATTGCAGTCAGAAGACTCAGAAAGGAGTAAAACTAGAGCATTCTGAGAGGACATCAAGAGAGTACATCCCATCCGCTAAGGTTGGTTTGCGGCTACCTCACATGCTTGTAAGAGCACTGCCTGCTTCAAGTGAG GGTGTGTTCTCAACATTGGACCTGGTAAGTATGGATAAACTTGAGTTTGTACTCATCATCGCACCACTGAAAGAGTCATATGAGATCGCCCGTGCTACCCTCAAGGTAGCAGATGAGTTCAAGCTGTCAGTCAAAGTATGTGTCATGTGGCCTCATGGCTCTGATGACGTGGAAGTGGAGGAGAGCAGATATGTGCTAGCGCCCTGGACGAACTATGTCAATGTCGAGGAATTGCCTAGGGTATCTGGTAATTCATGGTGGGAGATGTGTCGGATTAGCAGGAAAAATGTAATTCTAGTTAGGCCTGATGAGCACATAGCATGGAGAACGGAATGGGACATGGTGAGAGACGCTGATTCTGAAGTTAGGGGAGTCTTTTCTCGAATCCTGTGCCTCAATGGTCACCACGTGTAG
- the LOC120710393 gene encoding 2,4-dichlorophenol 6-monooxygenase-like isoform X4, with protein MSLGIKCAVIEKNVEFTRHPRAHFINNRTMEIFRKLDGLAGDIERSQPPVDLWRKFVYCTSLSGSVLGSVDHMKPEDFDKVISPISVAHFSQYKLVDLLLKKLEAIGFQTCFPSEIGISTQDVELESKILMGHECTSLQQTDEGILVGTSVNNGERILERKLHCGILLGTDGARSTVRELAGISMEGERDLQKLVSVHFLSRDLGRYLSSQRPGMLFFVFNPGAIGVLVAHDLEHGEFVLQIPFYPPQQMFEEFGSKVCEQIIVKLVGWEPADVQVLDIKPWAMHAEVAEKYISCNNRVVLAGDAAHRFPPAGGFGMNTGVQDAHNLAWKLGLMLNGVASPSILQTYESERRPVAIFNTELSVENFKAAMSIPASLGLDPTVANSVHQVINRSLGSIIPRNVQKAVLEGLFSIGRAQVSDYILNEKNPIGSLRLARLRSILDEGKSLQLQFPAEDLGFCYEEGALVTEDCSQKTQKGVKLEHSERTSREYIPSAKVGLRLPHMLVRALPASSEGVFSTLDLVSMDKLEFVLIIAPLKESYEIARATLKVADEFKLSVKVCVMWPHGSDDVEVEESRYVLAPWTNYVNVEELPRVSGNSWWEMCRISRKNVILVRPDEHIAWRTEWDMVRDADSEVRGVFSRILCLNGHHV; from the exons ATGAGTTTAG GGATCAAATGCGCGGTGATAGAGAAGAATGTGGAGTTCACTCGGCACCCCCGAGCGCACTTCATCAACAACCGCACAATGGAG ATCTTCCGCAAGTTGGATGGCTTGGCTGGGGACATCGAGAGGTCCCAGCCCCCAGTGGATTTGTGGAGGAAGTTCGTCTACTGTACTTCACTCTCCGGTTCCGTTCTCGGATCGGTTGATCACATGAAGCCCGAAG ATTTTGACAAGGTCATTAGTCCTATATCAGTTGCACACTTCTCACAGTACAAGTTAGTTGATTTGTTACTCAAGAAGCTAGAAGCTATTGGTTTCCAGACATGCTTTCCCAGTGAGATTGGTATCTCAACACAGGATGTGGAGCTGGAAAGCAAGATATTGATGGGACATGAGTGCACATCCCTTCAGCAGACTGATGAGGGCATTTTGGTTGGAACATCAGTTAACAATGGGGAGAGGATACTAGAGAGAAAACTACACTGTGGTATTCTACTAGGGACAGATGGTGCGAGAAGCACAGTGCGTGAATTGGCAGGCATATCTATGGAGGGTGAAAGGGACTTGCAGAAACTGGTCAGTGTACATTTTCTTAGCAGAGATCTAGGCAGATATTTATCTAGTCAGAGGCCTGGGATGCTATTCTTTGTTTTCAATCCAGGCGCAATTGGTGTGCTCGTTGCACATGACCTGGAGCATGGGGAATTCGTATTGCAG ATTCCATTTTATCCTCCTCAGCAGATGTTTGAAGAATTCGGCTCTAAG GTATGTGAGCAAATTATTGTCAAATTAGTTGGATGGGAGCCAGCAGATGTTCAGGTTTTAGACATAAAGCCATGGGCGATGCATGCTGAAGTTGCAGAAAAGTACATCAGCTGCAACAATCGTGTAGTCCTTGCTGGTGATGCTGCTCACCGTTTTCCTCCTGCCGGTGGTTTTG GAATGAACACTGGTGTTCAGGATGCACATAATTTGGCTTGGAAATTGGGCTTAATGCTGAATGGTGTTGCTTCACCATCAATACTGCAAACTTATGAATCAGAGCGCCGACCT GTTGCAATTTTCAATACTGAACTAAGCGTGGAGAACTTCAAAGCAGCAATGTCTATTCCCGCAAGCCTTGGTCTTGATCCAACTGTTGCAAACTCAG TGCATCAAGTTATCAACAGAAGCCTAGGATCAATCATTCCAAGAAATGTACAGAAGGCAGTGTTGGAAGGGTTGTTTTCCATTGGTCGGGCACAAGTCTCAGATTATATTCTGAACGAGAAAAATCCCATTGGGTCCTTGAGATTAGCAAGGCTGAGAAGTATTCTTGATGAAGGAAAAAGTCTGCAGCTGCAGTTCCCTGCAGAGGATCTTGGCTTCTG CTATGAAGAAGGAGCACTAGTTACTGAAGATTGCAGTCAGAAGACTCAGAAAGGAGTAAAACTAGAGCATTCTGAGAGGACATCAAGAGAGTACATCCCATCCGCTAAGGTTGGTTTGCGGCTACCTCACATGCTTGTAAGAGCACTGCCTGCTTCAAGTGAG GGTGTGTTCTCAACATTGGACCTGGTAAGTATGGATAAACTTGAGTTTGTACTCATCATCGCACCACTGAAAGAGTCATATGAGATCGCCCGTGCTACCCTCAAGGTAGCAGATGAGTTCAAGCTGTCAGTCAAAGTATGTGTCATGTGGCCTCATGGCTCTGATGACGTGGAAGTGGAGGAGAGCAGATATGTGCTAGCGCCCTGGACGAACTATGTCAATGTCGAGGAATTGCCTAGGGTATCTGGTAATTCATGGTGGGAGATGTGTCGGATTAGCAGGAAAAATGTAATTCTAGTTAGGCCTGATGAGCACATAGCATGGAGAACGGAATGGGACATGGTGAGAGACGCTGATTCTGAAGTTAGGGGAGTCTTTTCTCGAATCCTGTGCCTCAATGGTCACCACGTGTAG
- the LOC120710393 gene encoding 2,4-dichlorophenol 6-monooxygenase-like isoform X1, translated as MRPPRLPSLRATARYSTSQSRLRPAAARSPASICVASTRLASDCPPSGSRTLASSLAERTGRRPAALQIRALRPPPRRGPAPISSAPLHRGVPLGSATDSTASVVPLGFHRGRRAPRTRAACLSAAPRSPETRLTRLPCLLCAGAVPNLRTAQAAPLLRLTARQDLLRLETFAVGSTSVLFSSRKGPQKLRSLQPVLPNRGSQLNRDTKDLRGFQWPSRPPSTPAGIKCAVIEKNVEFTRHPRAHFINNRTMEIFRKLDGLAGDIERSQPPVDLWRKFVYCTSLSGSVLGSVDHMKPEDFDKVISPISVAHFSQYKLVDLLLKKLEAIGFQTCFPSEIGISTQDVELESKILMGHECTSLQQTDEGILVGTSVNNGERILERKLHCGILLGTDGARSTVRELAGISMEGERDLQKLVSVHFLSRDLGRYLSSQRPGMLFFVFNPGAIGVLVAHDLEHGEFVLQIPFYPPQQMFEEFGSKVCEQIIVKLVGWEPADVQVLDIKPWAMHAEVAEKYISCNNRVVLAGDAAHRFPPAGGFGMNTGVQDAHNLAWKLGLMLNGVASPSILQTYESERRPVAIFNTELSVENFKAAMSIPASLGLDPTVANSVHQVINRSLGSIIPRNVQKAVLEGLFSIGRAQVSDYILNEKNPIGSLRLARLRSILDEGKSLQLQFPAEDLGFCYEEGALVTEDCSQKTQKGVKLEHSERTSREYIPSAKVGLRLPHMLVRALPASSEGVFSTLDLVSMDKLEFVLIIAPLKESYEIARATLKVADEFKLSVKVCVMWPHGSDDVEVEESRYVLAPWTNYVNVEELPRVSGNSWWEMCRISRKNVILVRPDEHIAWRTEWDMVRDADSEVRGVFSRILCLNGHHV; from the exons ATGCGTCCGCCTCGCCTGCCTTCTCTCCGCGCAACTGCTCGGTACTCCACCTCCCAATCGCGactccgcccggccgccgcacgcTCGCCCGCCTCCATCTGCGTCGCATCCACGCGCTTGGCCTCCGACTGCCCTCCGTCCGGAAGCCGCACGCTCGCCTCCTCTCTCGCCGagcgcaccggccgccgccccgccgcgctgcAGATCCGAGctctccggccgccgccccgtcgcGGTCCAGCGCCAATCTCCTCCGCGCCTCTCCATCGGGGCGTGCCCCTCGGCTCTGCGACGGATTCCACCGCGTCCGTCGTGCCCCTCGGATTCCACCGCGGCCGCCGTGCGCCTCGGACCCGCGCGGCGTGCCTCTCCGCCGCGCCTCGCTCGCCGGAGACCCGTCTCACCCGCTTGCCGTGCCTTCTCTGCGCTGGAGCGGTTCCTAACCTACGAACTGCTCAGGCCGCGCCCCTCCTGCGGCTCACCGCGCGGCAGGATCTGCTCCGGCTCGAGACCTTCGCCGTCGGCTCCACATCAG TGTTGTTCTCCTCTCGAAAAGGACCACAGAAGCTCAGGTCCTTGCAGCCGGTGCTCCCAAACAGAGGCAGTCAGCTGAATCGAG ATACAAAAGATTTGCGAGGATTTCAGTGGCCTTCTCGACCACCGTCAACGCCTGCAG GGATCAAATGCGCGGTGATAGAGAAGAATGTGGAGTTCACTCGGCACCCCCGAGCGCACTTCATCAACAACCGCACAATGGAG ATCTTCCGCAAGTTGGATGGCTTGGCTGGGGACATCGAGAGGTCCCAGCCCCCAGTGGATTTGTGGAGGAAGTTCGTCTACTGTACTTCACTCTCCGGTTCCGTTCTCGGATCGGTTGATCACATGAAGCCCGAAG ATTTTGACAAGGTCATTAGTCCTATATCAGTTGCACACTTCTCACAGTACAAGTTAGTTGATTTGTTACTCAAGAAGCTAGAAGCTATTGGTTTCCAGACATGCTTTCCCAGTGAGATTGGTATCTCAACACAGGATGTGGAGCTGGAAAGCAAGATATTGATGGGACATGAGTGCACATCCCTTCAGCAGACTGATGAGGGCATTTTGGTTGGAACATCAGTTAACAATGGGGAGAGGATACTAGAGAGAAAACTACACTGTGGTATTCTACTAGGGACAGATGGTGCGAGAAGCACAGTGCGTGAATTGGCAGGCATATCTATGGAGGGTGAAAGGGACTTGCAGAAACTGGTCAGTGTACATTTTCTTAGCAGAGATCTAGGCAGATATTTATCTAGTCAGAGGCCTGGGATGCTATTCTTTGTTTTCAATCCAGGCGCAATTGGTGTGCTCGTTGCACATGACCTGGAGCATGGGGAATTCGTATTGCAG ATTCCATTTTATCCTCCTCAGCAGATGTTTGAAGAATTCGGCTCTAAG GTATGTGAGCAAATTATTGTCAAATTAGTTGGATGGGAGCCAGCAGATGTTCAGGTTTTAGACATAAAGCCATGGGCGATGCATGCTGAAGTTGCAGAAAAGTACATCAGCTGCAACAATCGTGTAGTCCTTGCTGGTGATGCTGCTCACCGTTTTCCTCCTGCCGGTGGTTTTG GAATGAACACTGGTGTTCAGGATGCACATAATTTGGCTTGGAAATTGGGCTTAATGCTGAATGGTGTTGCTTCACCATCAATACTGCAAACTTATGAATCAGAGCGCCGACCT GTTGCAATTTTCAATACTGAACTAAGCGTGGAGAACTTCAAAGCAGCAATGTCTATTCCCGCAAGCCTTGGTCTTGATCCAACTGTTGCAAACTCAG TGCATCAAGTTATCAACAGAAGCCTAGGATCAATCATTCCAAGAAATGTACAGAAGGCAGTGTTGGAAGGGTTGTTTTCCATTGGTCGGGCACAAGTCTCAGATTATATTCTGAACGAGAAAAATCCCATTGGGTCCTTGAGATTAGCAAGGCTGAGAAGTATTCTTGATGAAGGAAAAAGTCTGCAGCTGCAGTTCCCTGCAGAGGATCTTGGCTTCTG CTATGAAGAAGGAGCACTAGTTACTGAAGATTGCAGTCAGAAGACTCAGAAAGGAGTAAAACTAGAGCATTCTGAGAGGACATCAAGAGAGTACATCCCATCCGCTAAGGTTGGTTTGCGGCTACCTCACATGCTTGTAAGAGCACTGCCTGCTTCAAGTGAG GGTGTGTTCTCAACATTGGACCTGGTAAGTATGGATAAACTTGAGTTTGTACTCATCATCGCACCACTGAAAGAGTCATATGAGATCGCCCGTGCTACCCTCAAGGTAGCAGATGAGTTCAAGCTGTCAGTCAAAGTATGTGTCATGTGGCCTCATGGCTCTGATGACGTGGAAGTGGAGGAGAGCAGATATGTGCTAGCGCCCTGGACGAACTATGTCAATGTCGAGGAATTGCCTAGGGTATCTGGTAATTCATGGTGGGAGATGTGTCGGATTAGCAGGAAAAATGTAATTCTAGTTAGGCCTGATGAGCACATAGCATGGAGAACGGAATGGGACATGGTGAGAGACGCTGATTCTGAAGTTAGGGGAGTCTTTTCTCGAATCCTGTGCCTCAATGGTCACCACGTGTAG
- the LOC120710393 gene encoding phenol 2-monooxygenase-like isoform X2, translating to MRPPRLPSLRATARYSTSQSRLRPAAARSPASICVASTRLASDCPPSGSRTLASSLAERTGRRPAALQIRALRPPPRRGPAPISSAPLHRGVPLGSATDSTASVVPLGFHRGRRAPRTRAACLSAAPRSPETRLTRLPCLLCAGAVPNLRTAQAAPLLRLTARQDLLRLETFAVGSTSVLFSSRKGPQKLRSLQPVLPNRGSQLNRDTKDLRGFQWPSRPPSTPAGIKCAVIEKNVEFTRHPRAHFINNRTMEIFRKLDGLAGDIERSQPPVDLWRKFVYCTSLSGSVLGSVDHMKPEDFDKVISPISVAHFSQYKLVDLLLKKLEAIGFQTCFPSEIGISTQDVELESKILMGHECTSLQQTDEGILVGTSVNNGERILERKLHCGILLGTDGARSTVRELAGISMEGERDLQKLVSVHFLSRDLGRYLSSQRPGMLFFVFNPGAIGVLVAHDLEHGEFVLQIPFYPPQQMFEEFGSKVCEQIIVKLVGWEPADVQVLDIKPWAMHAEVAEKYISCNNRVVLAGDAAHRFPPAGGFGMNTGVQDAHNLAWKLGLMLNGVASPSILQTYESERRPVAIFNTELSVENFKAAMSIPASLGLDPTVANSVHQVINRSLGSIIPRNVQKAVLEGLFSIGRAQVSDYILNEKNPIGSLRLARLRSILDEGKSLQLQFPAEDLGFCYEEGALVTEDCSQKTQKGVKLEHSERTSREYIPSAKVGLRLPHMLVRALPASSEVCEVCSQHWTW from the exons ATGCGTCCGCCTCGCCTGCCTTCTCTCCGCGCAACTGCTCGGTACTCCACCTCCCAATCGCGactccgcccggccgccgcacgcTCGCCCGCCTCCATCTGCGTCGCATCCACGCGCTTGGCCTCCGACTGCCCTCCGTCCGGAAGCCGCACGCTCGCCTCCTCTCTCGCCGagcgcaccggccgccgccccgccgcgctgcAGATCCGAGctctccggccgccgccccgtcgcGGTCCAGCGCCAATCTCCTCCGCGCCTCTCCATCGGGGCGTGCCCCTCGGCTCTGCGACGGATTCCACCGCGTCCGTCGTGCCCCTCGGATTCCACCGCGGCCGCCGTGCGCCTCGGACCCGCGCGGCGTGCCTCTCCGCCGCGCCTCGCTCGCCGGAGACCCGTCTCACCCGCTTGCCGTGCCTTCTCTGCGCTGGAGCGGTTCCTAACCTACGAACTGCTCAGGCCGCGCCCCTCCTGCGGCTCACCGCGCGGCAGGATCTGCTCCGGCTCGAGACCTTCGCCGTCGGCTCCACATCAG TGTTGTTCTCCTCTCGAAAAGGACCACAGAAGCTCAGGTCCTTGCAGCCGGTGCTCCCAAACAGAGGCAGTCAGCTGAATCGAG ATACAAAAGATTTGCGAGGATTTCAGTGGCCTTCTCGACCACCGTCAACGCCTGCAG GGATCAAATGCGCGGTGATAGAGAAGAATGTGGAGTTCACTCGGCACCCCCGAGCGCACTTCATCAACAACCGCACAATGGAG ATCTTCCGCAAGTTGGATGGCTTGGCTGGGGACATCGAGAGGTCCCAGCCCCCAGTGGATTTGTGGAGGAAGTTCGTCTACTGTACTTCACTCTCCGGTTCCGTTCTCGGATCGGTTGATCACATGAAGCCCGAAG ATTTTGACAAGGTCATTAGTCCTATATCAGTTGCACACTTCTCACAGTACAAGTTAGTTGATTTGTTACTCAAGAAGCTAGAAGCTATTGGTTTCCAGACATGCTTTCCCAGTGAGATTGGTATCTCAACACAGGATGTGGAGCTGGAAAGCAAGATATTGATGGGACATGAGTGCACATCCCTTCAGCAGACTGATGAGGGCATTTTGGTTGGAACATCAGTTAACAATGGGGAGAGGATACTAGAGAGAAAACTACACTGTGGTATTCTACTAGGGACAGATGGTGCGAGAAGCACAGTGCGTGAATTGGCAGGCATATCTATGGAGGGTGAAAGGGACTTGCAGAAACTGGTCAGTGTACATTTTCTTAGCAGAGATCTAGGCAGATATTTATCTAGTCAGAGGCCTGGGATGCTATTCTTTGTTTTCAATCCAGGCGCAATTGGTGTGCTCGTTGCACATGACCTGGAGCATGGGGAATTCGTATTGCAG ATTCCATTTTATCCTCCTCAGCAGATGTTTGAAGAATTCGGCTCTAAG GTATGTGAGCAAATTATTGTCAAATTAGTTGGATGGGAGCCAGCAGATGTTCAGGTTTTAGACATAAAGCCATGGGCGATGCATGCTGAAGTTGCAGAAAAGTACATCAGCTGCAACAATCGTGTAGTCCTTGCTGGTGATGCTGCTCACCGTTTTCCTCCTGCCGGTGGTTTTG GAATGAACACTGGTGTTCAGGATGCACATAATTTGGCTTGGAAATTGGGCTTAATGCTGAATGGTGTTGCTTCACCATCAATACTGCAAACTTATGAATCAGAGCGCCGACCT GTTGCAATTTTCAATACTGAACTAAGCGTGGAGAACTTCAAAGCAGCAATGTCTATTCCCGCAAGCCTTGGTCTTGATCCAACTGTTGCAAACTCAG TGCATCAAGTTATCAACAGAAGCCTAGGATCAATCATTCCAAGAAATGTACAGAAGGCAGTGTTGGAAGGGTTGTTTTCCATTGGTCGGGCACAAGTCTCAGATTATATTCTGAACGAGAAAAATCCCATTGGGTCCTTGAGATTAGCAAGGCTGAGAAGTATTCTTGATGAAGGAAAAAGTCTGCAGCTGCAGTTCCCTGCAGAGGATCTTGGCTTCTG CTATGAAGAAGGAGCACTAGTTACTGAAGATTGCAGTCAGAAGACTCAGAAAGGAGTAAAACTAGAGCATTCTGAGAGGACATCAAGAGAGTACATCCCATCCGCTAAGGTTGGTTTGCGGCTACCTCACATGCTTGTAAGAGCACTGCCTGCTTCAAGTGAGGTCTGTGA GGTGTGTTCTCAACATTGGACCTGGTAA